The Mesorhizobium sp. B1-1-8 genome contains a region encoding:
- a CDS encoding DUF1905 domain-containing protein, whose translation MSGKTGSIVQFRFDAEVIHWRGPSPYFFAPIPAHYGEEIKQVAKLATYGWGVIPVEATIDGVGFRTSLFPKDGSYLLPLKDDVRRKCNLTAGDSISAVIAIRLRG comes from the coding sequence GTGAGCGGCAAGACAGGCTCGATAGTTCAGTTCCGGTTCGACGCCGAAGTGATCCATTGGAGAGGCCCGTCACCATACTTCTTTGCGCCAATACCCGCGCACTATGGCGAGGAGATCAAGCAGGTAGCGAAGCTCGCGACATATGGGTGGGGGGTGATACCTGTCGAGGCAACGATTGATGGCGTCGGGTTCCGCACATCCCTGTTCCCCAAGGACGGAAGCTATCTATTGCCCCTCAAGGACGATGTCCGGCGCAAATGCAATTTAACGGCAGGCGATTCGATTTCCGCCGTCATCGCAATACGACTTCGCGGATGA
- a CDS encoding DUF2185 domain-containing protein, producing the protein MPKTFFRDASTFRPIAVGYGSCIATDRITVDGAQVGYLYREMPNGPDDSGWRFFAGDEPKEYVENPSNLGLYDVNTIANYDVLIASCLEAPPGSAFSRFAGKFIPEKLEPPTDRL; encoded by the coding sequence ATGCCTAAGACATTTTTTCGCGATGCGTCCACGTTTCGTCCGATCGCGGTTGGCTACGGCAGCTGTATTGCGACCGACCGCATCACGGTGGATGGTGCACAAGTAGGCTATCTCTATCGCGAAATGCCTAATGGTCCGGATGATAGTGGCTGGCGCTTTTTTGCAGGCGATGAGCCCAAAGAGTATGTCGAGAACCCCAGCAATCTCGGATTGTATGACGTTAATACGATTGCAAATTACGATGTGCTCATAGCCTCCTGTTTAGAGGCCCCTCCCGGAAGCGCGTTCTCAAGATTTGCCGGGAAGTTCATTCCTGAAAAGTTGGAACCGCCAACAGACCGCTTGTAA
- a CDS encoding DMT family transporter yields the protein MSAYTGTLNETQRMDTTAAIAVALTVIGWASAFPAIRAGLAAFQPLELGALRFAIAAVPAAVFLAVKRPALPRIGEIWRFVFGGAVFVALYTAMLNFGELTVSAGAAGFIINVSPIFTAIMAMALLGERFSGMAWAGTAISFTGIGVIAVADGHGLHFNAGALLVLGSALCSAVNTIVQKPLFARHHPLTISASNMVLGALCLSPFLPAAFGQAAVADTAGLGAVIYLGIVPSLIAYAAWATALSRLPAARASNFLYLVSPMSALIGFFWLGEVPSLLGILGGALALGGVIVVNLKR from the coding sequence ATGAGCGCTTACACCGGCACGTTGAATGAGACACAGCGCATGGACACCACGGCGGCCATCGCGGTGGCACTGACGGTGATCGGCTGGGCCTCGGCCTTTCCGGCGATCCGCGCCGGACTTGCGGCCTTCCAGCCGCTGGAATTAGGGGCGCTGCGCTTTGCCATCGCGGCGGTTCCCGCGGCGGTCTTCCTCGCCGTCAAGCGCCCCGCGCTGCCCCGGATCGGCGAGATCTGGCGCTTCGTCTTCGGCGGCGCCGTCTTCGTCGCGCTCTATACGGCGATGCTCAATTTCGGCGAGCTGACCGTCTCGGCCGGTGCAGCCGGCTTCATCATCAATGTCAGCCCGATCTTCACCGCCATCATGGCCATGGCGCTGCTCGGCGAGCGCTTTTCCGGCATGGCCTGGGCCGGCACGGCGATCTCGTTCACCGGCATCGGCGTCATTGCGGTGGCCGACGGGCACGGCCTGCATTTCAATGCCGGCGCGCTGCTGGTGCTGGGCTCGGCATTGTGCTCGGCCGTCAACACCATTGTCCAGAAGCCGCTCTTTGCCCGCCATCATCCGCTCACCATTTCCGCCTCCAACATGGTGCTCGGCGCGCTCTGCCTGTCGCCTTTCCTGCCGGCAGCCTTCGGGCAGGCGGCGGTCGCCGACACCGCCGGTCTCGGCGCCGTCATCTATCTCGGCATCGTGCCCAGCCTGATCGCCTATGCTGCCTGGGCGACGGCGCTGTCGCGTCTGCCGGCGGCGCGCGCCTCGAACTTCCTCTATCTGGTCTCGCCGATGTCGGCCCTGATCGGCTTCTTCTGGCTGGGCGAAGTGCCGAGCCTGCTCGGCATCCTCGGCGGCGCGCTGGCGCTGGGTGGCGTGATCGTGGTGAATTTGAAGCGGTGA
- a CDS encoding LysR family transcriptional regulator, translating into MDHSSDQILPLETLRAFDAAARTGSFSAAAEKLNLTHGAVSRQIAKLEDWLGLKVFERNARGVTLTNEGNRLHLRTTEAFALISVNSDRWVEPRGTAVVRLASIPSVSGLWLMPRMAALENSPTRLRIVLDVDNRQADLADEGIDLSVRCGRGRIPGRVSVQLFEEHIFPIASPDLAKEIGHGDPARLLKFPLINDSDASGWRAWLAAQDIDYRPRPQDRRFEDYNLVLDAAAHGLGIALARPPLTQDQMKSGRIVAVDQRVALNPVSYWLDRPVGRPRAAAVDLARRIAEQAGLAPEKLETFLLDEE; encoded by the coding sequence ATGGATCACAGCTCTGACCAGATATTGCCGCTCGAAACCTTGCGTGCCTTCGATGCGGCGGCACGAACCGGCAGCTTCTCGGCCGCGGCCGAGAAGCTCAACCTCACCCATGGCGCTGTCAGCCGGCAGATCGCCAAGCTGGAGGACTGGCTTGGCCTGAAAGTGTTCGAGCGCAATGCGCGCGGCGTGACGCTGACCAACGAGGGCAACAGGCTGCATCTGAGGACCACCGAGGCATTCGCGCTGATCTCGGTCAATTCGGACCGCTGGGTCGAGCCGCGCGGCACAGCCGTGGTGCGGCTGGCCTCGATCCCCTCGGTCAGCGGCCTGTGGCTGATGCCGCGCATGGCGGCGCTCGAAAACAGTCCGACCCGGCTGCGCATCGTGCTCGATGTCGACAACCGCCAGGCCGACCTCGCCGACGAAGGCATCGACCTGTCGGTGCGCTGCGGCCGCGGCCGCATTCCGGGCCGGGTCTCGGTGCAGCTGTTCGAGGAGCATATCTTTCCGATCGCATCGCCGGATCTGGCCAAGGAGATCGGCCACGGCGACCCTGCCCGGCTGCTCAAATTCCCGCTGATCAACGATTCCGACGCATCCGGCTGGCGCGCCTGGCTCGCGGCGCAGGATATCGACTACCGCCCGCGCCCGCAGGACCGGCGCTTCGAGGACTACAATCTGGTGCTCGACGCGGCCGCGCATGGACTTGGCATTGCACTGGCGCGGCCGCCGCTGACGCAGGACCAGATGAAGTCGGGCCGCATCGTCGCCGTCGACCAGCGCGTCGCGCTCAATCCGGTCTCCTACTGGCTGGACCGGCCGGTCGGCCGTCCGCGCGCCGCCGCCGTCGATCTTGCCAGGCGGATTGCGGAACAGGCCGGACTGGCGCCGGAAAAGCTGGAGACCTTCCTGCTGGACGAAGAGTAA
- a CDS encoding DUF2093 domain-containing protein, with product MMNRFEGPGGKEARIRYLDGDFQVTSPGSFVRCAVTGESIALDELKYWSVARQEPYVNAAASLRREIETHPELRKRG from the coding sequence ATGATGAACCGTTTTGAAGGCCCCGGCGGCAAGGAAGCGCGCATCCGCTATCTCGACGGCGATTTCCAGGTCACCAGCCCCGGCTCGTTCGTGCGCTGCGCGGTGACCGGCGAGAGCATTGCGCTGGACGAGCTCAAATATTGGAGCGTCGCCCGGCAGGAGCCTTACGTGAACGCCGCAGCGTCGCTGCGGCGCGAGATCGAGACGCATCCGGAATTGCGCAAGCGGGGCTGA
- the lpxK gene encoding tetraacyldisaccharide 4'-kinase: MTSEAPPFWWEKPDWRVLALSPLSAVYGLVAGRRMRHAPREKVEAPVLCVGNLTVGGSGKTPVAIALAKQAKRMRLTPGFLSRGHGGSFAKPHVVDAHHDAARHVGDEPLLLAEHAPVAVTADRAAGAKLLIEKHGCDFLIMDDGFQSARIHIDYALVVVDARYGIGNGRVIPGGPLRAKVVDQLVFTSGLLKMGEGTAADPVVRQAARAGRPIFLAHAEPADRARFAGGRFLAFAGIGHPEKFFDTVRAAGGEVVVSRAFPDHHFYANDELADLAALAGREGLRLVSTAKDAARLRHGTTPAGFFDQLDVLEIDAVFDLDHVPERIIGETLDAWRLRKLRG, encoded by the coding sequence ATGACCAGCGAAGCGCCGCCCTTCTGGTGGGAGAAGCCCGACTGGCGTGTGCTGGCGCTGTCGCCGCTGTCGGCGGTTTACGGGCTGGTCGCCGGCCGCCGCATGCGGCACGCGCCGCGCGAAAAAGTCGAGGCGCCGGTTCTGTGCGTCGGCAATCTCACCGTCGGCGGCAGCGGCAAGACGCCTGTTGCCATCGCCCTGGCCAAACAGGCAAAGCGCATGCGGCTCACGCCCGGCTTCCTGTCGCGCGGCCACGGCGGCTCCTTCGCCAAGCCGCACGTCGTCGATGCGCATCACGATGCCGCCAGGCATGTCGGCGACGAGCCGCTGCTGCTTGCCGAACATGCGCCGGTGGCGGTGACGGCCGACCGCGCCGCCGGCGCAAAACTGCTGATCGAAAAGCATGGCTGCGATTTCCTGATCATGGATGACGGCTTTCAGTCCGCGCGCATCCATATCGATTACGCGCTGGTTGTCGTCGACGCGCGCTACGGCATCGGCAACGGCCGCGTCATTCCGGGCGGGCCGCTCAGGGCCAAGGTCGTCGACCAGCTGGTCTTCACCAGCGGGCTTTTGAAGATGGGTGAGGGGACCGCCGCCGATCCGGTGGTGCGCCAGGCGGCGCGCGCCGGCCGGCCGATCTTTCTGGCGCATGCCGAGCCAGCCGACCGCGCCCGCTTTGCCGGCGGCCGCTTCCTCGCCTTTGCAGGCATCGGTCATCCGGAAAAATTCTTCGACACGGTGCGCGCGGCCGGCGGCGAGGTTGTGGTATCGCGCGCCTTTCCGGACCATCATTTCTATGCAAACGACGAACTCGCCGATCTGGCGGCGTTGGCCGGGCGCGAAGGGCTGCGCCTCGTCAGCACGGCCAAGGACGCCGCGCGCCTGCGCCACGGCACCACGCCAGCCGGCTTCTTTGATCAGCTCGACGTGCTCGAGATCGACGCGGTCTTTGACCTCGACCACGTGCCGGAACGCATCATCGGCGAAACGCTGGATGCGTGGCGGCTGCGGAAGTTAAGGGGTTAA
- the waaA gene encoding lipid IV(A) 3-deoxy-D-manno-octulosonic acid transferase: MSERWARAALTAYRYAGAVAYPLIGPYVAWRASRGKEDRIRRRERYGVAGRPRPEGPVIWIHAASVGETIAVVPLVESILDYGVNVVLTTGTVTSAKVADERLGERIIHQYVPLDLKPAVSRFLNHWQPELAIIAESEIWPMTILELGARNVPQVLVNGRLSDRSFISWKKRASVAEALFENLAHVVAQSDVDGERFRTLGARPVTVSGNLKVDTNPPPADERTLATLRRQIGLRPTWAAISTHDGEEVVAAEVHASLHKRHHGLLTIVVPRHPDRADALAAQISGMGLNVARRSKGDRISPDTDILLGDTIGEMGLYLRLTEIAFVGRSLTSEGGQNPLEPAMLDTAVLAGRNVQNFREAYQRLLDSGGAKLVRDRDMLIGAVNFLLTNEAARHEMMAAGAATVDEMRGALARTLKSLEPYIQPLVVKARLKGANGR, translated from the coding sequence ATGAGCGAGCGCTGGGCGCGCGCCGCCCTCACGGCTTACCGCTATGCGGGCGCCGTCGCATATCCGCTGATCGGGCCTTATGTCGCCTGGCGCGCCTCGCGCGGCAAGGAGGATCGCATCCGCCGCCGCGAGCGCTACGGCGTTGCGGGCCGGCCGCGTCCGGAGGGGCCGGTGATCTGGATCCACGCCGCCAGCGTCGGCGAGACGATCGCCGTCGTGCCACTGGTCGAAAGCATCCTCGACTATGGCGTCAACGTCGTTCTGACCACCGGCACCGTCACCTCGGCCAAAGTTGCCGACGAGCGGCTCGGCGAGCGAATCATCCACCAATATGTGCCGCTCGACCTGAAGCCGGCGGTCAGCCGTTTCCTCAACCACTGGCAGCCCGAACTGGCGATCATCGCCGAATCGGAAATCTGGCCGATGACCATTCTCGAGCTCGGCGCCCGCAACGTGCCGCAGGTGCTGGTCAATGGCCGGCTTTCGGACCGCTCCTTCATCTCTTGGAAGAAGCGCGCCAGCGTCGCCGAGGCGCTGTTCGAGAATCTCGCCCATGTCGTTGCCCAGTCGGATGTCGACGGCGAGCGTTTCCGCACGCTCGGCGCCCGGCCGGTCACCGTCTCCGGCAATCTCAAGGTGGACACCAATCCGCCGCCGGCGGATGAGCGCACGCTCGCCACCTTGCGGAGGCAGATCGGTCTGCGCCCGACCTGGGCGGCGATCTCCACGCATGACGGCGAGGAGGTTGTCGCGGCGGAAGTCCATGCCAGCCTGCACAAGCGCCATCACGGCCTGCTGACCATCGTCGTGCCGCGCCACCCTGATCGCGCCGATGCGCTCGCCGCGCAGATTTCCGGCATGGGGCTGAACGTCGCGCGGCGCAGCAAGGGCGACCGCATCTCGCCAGACACCGATATCCTGCTCGGCGACACGATCGGCGAGATGGGCCTCTATCTCAGGCTGACCGAGATTGCCTTTGTCGGCCGCTCGCTGACATCCGAGGGCGGCCAGAATCCGCTCGAACCGGCAATGCTCGATACCGCGGTGCTGGCCGGCCGCAACGTGCAGAATTTCCGCGAGGCCTATCAGCGCCTGCTCGACAGCGGCGGCGCCAAGCTGGTGCGCGACCGCGACATGCTGATTGGCGCCGTCAATTTCCTGCTGACCAACGAGGCGGCGCGCCACGAGATGATGGCGGCAGGCGCCGCGACCGTCGACGAAATGCGCGGCGCGCTGGCGCGCACGCTGAAATCGCTCGAGCCCTACATCCAGCCGCTGGTCGTCAAGGCGCGCCTGAAAGGCGCCAACGGGCGCTAG
- a CDS encoding lysophospholipid acyltransferase family protein — translation MEHEAVKRAATSPAARRGGTRNLWRRIREPLAQSGFVKNFIASLFAWFVRLIRITSPLVEGSAKFAGGAYAHLQPGIIALWHGQHLLTPAFYPKERPLVAMVSRSADAELNALMLEKFGIEAVRGSGGRDNSRHLDKGGAKALIALKKSLVAGKNVAMIADIPHGTPRDAGLGIVLLAKLSGRPILPTAITTSRRKVLEKSWDKTTINLPFGRSAIVIGTPVYVPADADDAEMERKRQEVTASLNAATEEAYGLVDGHK, via the coding sequence ATGGAGCATGAAGCGGTGAAGCGCGCGGCCACCAGTCCCGCCGCCAGGCGTGGCGGAACGCGCAACTTGTGGCGGCGCATCCGCGAGCCGCTCGCGCAGTCGGGCTTCGTCAAGAATTTCATCGCCAGCCTGTTCGCCTGGTTCGTGCGCCTGATTCGCATCACAAGCCCGTTGGTCGAAGGCTCTGCCAAATTTGCCGGCGGCGCCTATGCGCATCTCCAGCCCGGCATCATCGCGCTCTGGCATGGCCAGCATCTGTTAACCCCCGCCTTTTATCCTAAGGAGCGGCCGCTGGTCGCCATGGTCTCGCGCAGTGCCGATGCCGAGCTCAATGCGCTGATGCTGGAGAAATTCGGCATCGAGGCAGTGCGCGGCTCCGGCGGCCGCGACAATTCGAGGCATCTCGACAAGGGTGGTGCCAAAGCATTGATTGCGCTGAAGAAATCGCTTGTCGCGGGCAAGAACGTTGCCATGATCGCCGACATCCCGCATGGCACGCCGCGCGATGCCGGGCTGGGCATCGTGCTTCTGGCAAAGCTTTCCGGCCGGCCGATCTTGCCCACGGCGATCACCACCAGCCGCCGCAAGGTGCTGGAAAAAAGCTGGGACAAGACCACCATCAACCTGCCGTTCGGCCGCTCCGCGATCGTCATCGGAACGCCCGTCTATGTGCCGGCCGATGCCGATGACGCAGAGATGGAACGCAAGCGCCAGGAGGTCACCGCCTCGCTCAATGCCGCGACAGAAGAGGCCTACGGCCTCGTGGACGGCCACAAATGA
- a CDS encoding DUF4170 domain-containing protein, which translates to MAVEDGKKQLLHLVFGGELKKLGGTEFRDLDALDIVGIYPDYQSAHAAWKAKAQASVDNAHMRYFVVHLHRLLDPESKAAG; encoded by the coding sequence ATGGCCGTGGAAGACGGAAAGAAGCAGCTTTTGCACCTCGTGTTCGGGGGCGAGCTGAAAAAGCTGGGTGGAACCGAGTTTCGTGACCTGGATGCGCTCGACATCGTCGGCATCTACCCCGACTATCAATCGGCGCACGCCGCTTGGAAGGCGAAAGCGCAGGCCAGCGTCGACAATGCCCATATGCGCTATTTCGTCGTCCACCTGCACCGGTTGCTCGATCCGGAATCGAAGGCTGCCGGTTGA
- a CDS encoding 3'(2'),5'-bisphosphate nucleotidase CysQ, which produces MPALDQPVLAEARKDLALLRDAAREAGAIAMRYFGNSPQVWMKGGTSPVSEADHAADNYLRETLLKARPDYGWLSEETADDHARLSACRTFVVDPIDGTRGFLDGLHSWCVSVAVVEDGRSLAGVLECPAKQETYWAMPGEGAFLNGKRIRVRPLGDTVDIGGPKPLIDLMPEAWQGRIRRAAYIPSLAYRLAMIAAGKLDATFVKPNAHDWDIAAADLILVEAGGALLDRGGQPPRYAGSVINHGALAAGSGELLDILAGVIAGSDEG; this is translated from the coding sequence TTGCCGGCGCTTGATCAGCCTGTCTTGGCCGAAGCCCGTAAAGATCTCGCTCTGCTGCGCGACGCCGCCCGCGAGGCAGGCGCGATCGCCATGCGCTATTTCGGCAACAGCCCGCAAGTGTGGATGAAAGGCGGCACCTCGCCGGTCAGCGAGGCCGACCACGCGGCCGACAACTATCTGCGCGAGACCTTGCTCAAGGCGCGGCCGGATTACGGCTGGCTGTCGGAGGAGACCGCCGACGATCATGCGCGGCTTTCGGCGTGCCGCACTTTCGTCGTCGACCCGATCGACGGCACGCGCGGCTTTCTCGACGGCCTGCATTCCTGGTGCGTCAGTGTCGCCGTGGTCGAGGACGGCCGCTCGCTCGCCGGCGTGCTCGAATGCCCGGCCAAGCAGGAGACCTACTGGGCGATGCCCGGCGAGGGTGCCTTCCTCAATGGCAAGCGCATCCGTGTGCGCCCGCTTGGCGACACGGTCGACATCGGCGGGCCAAAGCCGCTGATCGACCTGATGCCCGAGGCCTGGCAAGGCCGGATCCGGCGCGCGGCCTACATCCCCTCGCTCGCCTACCGGCTGGCGATGATCGCCGCCGGCAAGCTCGACGCGACCTTCGTCAAGCCAAATGCGCATGATTGGGACATCGCCGCCGCCGACCTGATCCTCGTCGAAGCCGGCGGCGCCTTGCTCGACCGCGGCGGACAGCCGCCGCGTTATGCCGGCAGTGTGATCAACCACGGCGCGCTCGCCGCCGGCAGCGGCGAACTGCTGGACATCCTGGCTGGCGTCATTGCCGGATCTGACGAAGGGTGA
- a CDS encoding TldD/PmbA family protein, with protein MTDTLDAAKLTDRVAALVEAARRAGADAADAVAVRGRSAGVSVRLGKVEGTESSESEDVALRVFVGQRVASVSATAASDPKVLAERAVAMAKVSPEDPFQGLADPTLLARNLRDLDLFDPTEVSADQLKEAALAAEEAALAVNGVTNSSGSNASAGLGGLVLATSHGFVGQYVASRFSRSTSVIAGEGTAMERDYEFSSRQHFADLDAPEEIGRKAGERAVRRLGARKAATGPVDVVLDPRVARGIAGHLAGAINGAAVARKTSFLRDMMGKQVASAAITVTDEPLRRRGQASRPFDGEGVEGEKLLMVDKGVLNHWFLSTSAARELGLVTNGRGSRSGSSVSPSSTNLAIEPGERSPEELIAALKRGFYVTEVFGQGVDTVTGEYSRGASGFWIENGALAYPVAEVTIASNLKTMFLNMVPASDLDRNFGTAAPTLLIEGMTLAGA; from the coding sequence ATGACCGATACGCTCGACGCAGCGAAACTGACCGACCGCGTCGCAGCCCTTGTCGAGGCGGCCAGGCGCGCCGGCGCGGACGCAGCCGATGCGGTCGCGGTGCGCGGCCGTTCGGCCGGCGTGTCTGTGCGGCTGGGCAAGGTCGAGGGCACCGAATCGTCGGAAAGCGAGGATGTCGCCTTGCGCGTCTTCGTCGGCCAGCGGGTGGCGAGCGTTTCCGCCACTGCCGCATCGGACCCGAAGGTGCTCGCCGAACGTGCCGTCGCCATGGCCAAAGTGTCGCCCGAGGATCCCTTTCAGGGTCTCGCCGATCCGACGCTGCTTGCCCGTAACCTGCGCGATCTCGATCTGTTCGACCCGACCGAGGTCTCGGCCGATCAGTTGAAGGAAGCAGCCCTTGCTGCGGAAGAAGCGGCGCTTGCCGTCAACGGCGTCACCAACTCGTCCGGCAGCAATGCCAGCGCCGGACTGGGCGGCCTGGTGCTTGCCACCTCGCACGGTTTTGTCGGCCAGTATGTCGCCTCGCGCTTCTCGCGCTCGACCAGCGTCATTGCCGGCGAGGGCACCGCGATGGAGCGCGATTACGAATTTTCCTCCCGCCAGCATTTTGCCGATCTCGATGCGCCTGAGGAGATCGGCCGCAAGGCCGGCGAGCGTGCCGTGCGCCGCCTCGGCGCCCGCAAGGCGGCGACCGGACCGGTGGACGTGGTGCTCGATCCGCGCGTCGCGCGCGGCATTGCCGGCCATCTCGCCGGCGCCATCAACGGCGCTGCGGTGGCGCGCAAGACCAGCTTTCTGCGCGACATGATGGGCAAGCAGGTCGCGTCCGCCGCGATCACCGTTACCGACGAGCCGCTCCGCCGCCGCGGCCAGGCCTCGCGTCCGTTCGACGGCGAAGGCGTCGAGGGCGAGAAGCTGTTGATGGTCGACAAGGGCGTGTTGAACCACTGGTTCCTGTCGACCTCCGCCGCGCGGGAACTGGGTCTCGTCACCAACGGCCGCGGCTCGCGCAGCGGCTCTTCCGTCTCGCCGTCCTCGACCAATCTCGCCATCGAACCTGGCGAACGCTCGCCCGAAGAACTGATCGCCGCGCTGAAGCGCGGCTTCTATGTCACCGAAGTCTTCGGCCAAGGCGTCGACACGGTGACCGGCGAATACAGCCGCGGCGCCTCCGGCTTCTGGATCGAGAATGGCGCGCTTGCCTATCCGGTGGCCGAGGTGACGATCGCCTCCAACCTCAAGACCATGTTCCTCAACATGGTGCCGGCAAGCGATCTCGACCGCAATTTCGGCACCGCCGCACCCACGCTGCTGATCGAAGGGATGACCCTTGCCGGCGCTTGA
- the epmA gene encoding EF-P lysine aminoacylase EpmA — protein MTGASPWWMPHIHADRRPRLMARNAIAAALRGWFAERDFVEVTTSALQVSPGNEAHLAAFATEAINPDASRQPLYLHTSPEFACKKLLAAGETRIFSLGPVWRNRERGPLHHPEFTMLEWYRVGETYESLMADCAEFLALAAEKAGARSFTFRGREADPFAEPERLSVAEAFMRHAGIDLLATVAADGSTDREVLHQALVRAGLRTAPDDNWADLFSRVMVEKIEPALGRGRATILHGYPVSEAALARPNAGDTRIAERFELYCCGVELANAFGELTDPAEQRRRFIAEMDEKERVYGERYPLDEDFLAALAIMPQASGGALGFDRLVMLATGAARIDDVIWAPVAT, from the coding sequence ATGACCGGCGCCTCGCCCTGGTGGATGCCGCATATTCATGCCGATCGGCGGCCGCGACTGATGGCGCGCAATGCCATTGCCGCCGCCTTGCGAGGCTGGTTCGCCGAGCGCGATTTCGTCGAGGTGACGACGTCGGCGCTGCAGGTCTCGCCCGGCAATGAGGCGCATCTTGCGGCCTTCGCCACCGAGGCGATCAATCCCGATGCATCGCGCCAGCCGCTCTATCTCCACACTTCGCCGGAATTCGCCTGCAAGAAGCTGCTCGCCGCCGGCGAGACGCGTATCTTCAGCCTCGGCCCGGTCTGGCGCAACCGCGAGCGGGGGCCTTTGCATCATCCCGAATTCACCATGCTCGAATGGTACCGCGTCGGCGAAACTTATGAGAGCCTGATGGCCGACTGTGCCGAATTCCTGGCGCTGGCGGCGGAAAAAGCCGGTGCGAGGAGCTTCACCTTCCGCGGCCGTGAGGCCGATCCGTTCGCGGAACCTGAGCGGCTGAGCGTGGCGGAAGCGTTCATGCGCCATGCCGGCATCGACCTTCTGGCAACCGTCGCCGCCGACGGCAGCACCGACCGCGAAGTGCTCCACCAGGCGCTGGTCCGCGCCGGCCTGCGCACGGCGCCCGACGACAATTGGGCCGATTTGTTCAGCCGGGTGATGGTCGAAAAGATCGAGCCAGCGCTGGGGCGGGGGCGGGCCACCATTCTCCATGGCTATCCCGTGTCGGAGGCGGCCCTGGCGCGACCGAACGCCGGGGATACGCGCATTGCCGAGCGCTTCGAGCTCTATTGCTGCGGCGTCGAGCTCGCCAACGCCTTTGGCGAGCTGACCGATCCGGCCGAGCAGCGCCGCCGCTTCATCGCCGAGATGGACGAGAAGGAGCGCGTCTACGGCGAACGCTACCCGCTCGACGAGGATTTTCTCGCCGCATTGGCCATCATGCCGCAGGCGAGCGGCGGGGCGCTTGGCTTCGACCGATTGGTGATGCTGGCGACGGGTGCGGCCAGGATCGACGACGTGATCTGGGCGCCCGTGGCGACCTGA
- the efp gene encoding elongation factor P, whose protein sequence is MVKVIASSLRKGNVVDKDGKLYVILFAENIHPGKGTPVTQLDMRRIGDGVKISERYRTTEMVERAYVEEREHTFLYADGEGYHFMNPESYDQVVAPESVVGDMAPYLQEGMAVQLAQFNGVPISLVLPQRATFEVVETEPTTKGQTASSSYKPALLSNGVRTAVPPHISAGTRVVVMTADGSYVERAKD, encoded by the coding sequence GTGGTCAAGGTCATCGCCAGTTCGTTACGCAAAGGCAACGTCGTCGATAAGGACGGCAAGCTCTATGTCATCCTCTTTGCCGAAAACATCCACCCTGGCAAGGGTACGCCGGTGACGCAGCTCGACATGCGCCGCATCGGCGACGGGGTGAAGATTTCGGAACGCTACCGCACGACGGAGATGGTGGAGCGCGCCTATGTCGAGGAGCGCGAGCACACCTTCCTCTATGCGGACGGCGAAGGCTACCACTTCATGAACCCGGAAAGCTACGACCAGGTCGTGGCTCCCGAAAGCGTGGTCGGCGACATGGCTCCCTATCTGCAGGAAGGCATGGCGGTGCAGTTGGCGCAGTTCAACGGCGTGCCGATCTCGCTGGTGCTGCCGCAACGCGCCACCTTCGAAGTGGTGGAGACCGAGCCGACTACCAAGGGCCAGACAGCATCGTCGTCCTACAAGCCGGCTCTGCTTTCCAACGGCGTGCGCACCGCTGTGCCGCCGCATATCTCTGCCGGCACCCGCGTGGTGGTGATGACCGCCGACGGCTCCTATGTCGAGCGCGCCAAGGACTGA
- a CDS encoding VOC family protein, translating to MLDAIHHVAIICTDYDRSRRFYAELLGLDLIREVYREERQSWKADLRIGSAQLELFSFPAPVPRPSNPEATGLRHLAFAVGNLDAVVVRLEAAGVAVEPIRIDPYTDRRFTFFSDPDGLPLELYEAQQSTV from the coding sequence ATGCTGGACGCCATTCACCACGTCGCGATTATCTGCACCGACTACGATCGATCGCGACGGTTCTATGCCGAGCTCCTCGGCCTGGACCTGATCCGCGAGGTCTATCGGGAGGAGCGGCAGTCTTGGAAGGCCGACCTGCGGATCGGATCCGCCCAGCTGGAATTATTCTCCTTCCCGGCCCCAGTGCCGCGGCCGTCTAATCCAGAGGCGACAGGGCTGCGGCACTTGGCATTTGCTGTGGGGAACCTCGACGCCGTAGTTGTGCGCCTGGAAGCCGCCGGCGTTGCCGTAGAGCCAATCCGGATCGACCCGTATACGGATCGGCGCTTTACTTTCTTTAGCGACCCGGATGGATTGCCGTTGGAACTCTACGAAGCGCAACAAAGTACCGTTTAA